TCCTTTCAATCAAGGATAGTCGCTGGAACCTCATCATAGGTCAAATCTAGATTGTTCTCTAGTGGCTGATGAGGGATCACGTGTGACGGATTAGAGACGTACCTTCGTAACATCGATACTTGAAACACATTGTGCACTATCGCCAACTCTGGTGGCAAAGTAAGTcgataagcaacttcaccaactcgTTCAACTATCTGGTACGATCCAATGTACCTAGGGCTGAGTTTCCCTTTCTTGCCGAATcgcacaacacctttccacgGTGATAATTTCAAGAATACCCAATCACCAACCTTATAAACTCTGTTGGTAGAATGTCTATCTGTGATACTCTTCTGCCGATCTTGGGCCGCTTTTAGGTTAGCCTTTATCACCTGAATGTTCTGTGTCA
The nucleotide sequence above comes from Malus sylvestris chromosome 16, drMalSylv7.2, whole genome shotgun sequence. Encoded proteins:
- the LOC126609330 gene encoding uncharacterized protein LOC126609330, with product MTQNIQVIKANLKAAQDRQKSITDRHSTNRVYKVGDWVFLKLSPWKGVVRFGKKGKLSPRYIGSYQIVERVGEVAYRLTLPPELAIVHNVFQVSMLRRNKTVQMVKVLWRNHSIEEATWETEERMGDMYPRLFYGFDL